The genomic stretch GAGGAGATGTTTATATATCAGTGACTTACAGACAAATcagaaggaaaggaaacagtAGAGCCTGTTTGTTTGGATAtaatgatcagtcctggagaCTGACCTGCTCCGATGATGATGGTTACTATGTCCGTCACAataagagaaaaacaatcatctcctcctccttctcctcttcctctgtctctaacagagtaggagtgtatgtagactgtcctgctggcactctgtccttctacagagtctcctctgacacactgatccacctccacaccttcatcaccacattcactcagcctctatGTGCTGGGTTTGGGGTTTATCCtggttcctcagtgtctctgtgtggtctgtaggaggaagagtctcctcctgttagagaaactttctcactgctgaccagatagttcagtctgtacaggatcacacacagctgatggtattTAGTACCAACATGATCTCTCACtgcttgtaaatgtaaacatggtttccacatgattgacagtttgtttgtaaaatgaatcaaatgataaactgagtccagttgttgttgttttctattAGAAAGGCTTGAACTGTAATGGGATAATGGGAATGGGATCTTCACAATGTTTAGTTGTAGTTCTTCTAGTAGTTTCATAGTAACTGTGTTacctgattccttcacttaTTTAGAGATCACATGACAAATGATGGTCAGAACAACAGGCCTCCTATTGGCTGGTTAAATGAACACCTCTAATGGTGAAGGCTGAGGCTCAGCAGCTGGAGTGTGGCTGCTTTTATGCTGCGTTCATATCATATTGGAATTATGCTAATTGTGAgattctgacttgtaaatagaATTCAGGTCAACATTCAAGTGGTAATTATGAAGTGgaaaagctgaaagctctgatatttACTGGATATGGTGGATTATTgtcaataacagtatttttgaGCCTCATTCCACCAACTTTGTAATCATGCAGCCATCTTGATTTGTTGTGTGACATGAACGCTGGCGAGTtgtaaacatgggaatctttcccgcctctaccatccatcccatatgatgtgaacacagcattaGAGATGAGAAGTCCaggagctgttgtgtgtttctgacatacaggaagtatttagtttttctctggAGTGTTTATTTAGTTCCTGTGTAGAGAATAAAGTTCATGATGATCAGTAGCTGATGTtagttttctccatttatttttgtgtgtgtgcatgttaattcATATCTAATTTCATATAGTAGATTGAAGGTATTTGACAGTTTCAGGActgtttaaagtgtcagtttaatgtgtttagctcacattcagtctgacagCTGTTGTTCATTGACTGTTTCTAAATAAGTTGTGCATCATCAGCACTCAGCTGTCATGTGTGATTAAAGccagcaggtgtcactgtttATTCCTTTGGTTAATTCATCTGGATTTGTTGAAAATCGTTTGTATTGAaaggaggttttatgtttttggtttcagtttctgtgaaaatattcatttaaatattcactATAAATTGATTCCAgtttggtattattattatcatcatagccgttattgttattttgtattattttgtataatTGCAAGTCACTTTTGtatttcctctattttttcTATAGATAAACACAAATCCTCATCATCAGCTTTATGATCCAAGATGTTAATAAAGTCTATCTGCAAATACTTTTTACTATCTACTATGTTTCTATTTAATTCTATTAATTTACTATTTAAATAtcttataaatggattttgtaTTTCTCCACCATGATTAATTCCTGGCAGTGTGGAGGACATTTAGAAACATTTAGTCCttcatgtttaataaaatgtataaaatatagtatataattggataattacatgaataaaatctaaataatgatacattttatttatgttgttgtattctgggtatttctaaaatcctggctacagcCCTGAATATATACACcaaaataatgtattattatgaGTCCTGGAGAGTCCAGGAGAGTCCTGGTGAGTCCTGGAGAGTCCTGGTGAGTCCTGGAGAGTCCTGGAGAGTCCTGGAGAGTCCTGGAGAGTCCTGAAGAGTCCTGGTGAGTCCTGGAGAGTCCTGGTGTTCCTGTCAGACTGAGGACAGCAGTGATGTGGGTCTGATCTTTTGCTCCTTGTTATTTAGCAGCTCTTTCATATGTTTCGCCTCATTCTGTCCTCTGTCTTCTTGCAGCTCAACAGTGTCGTTCcttgctgtgttttctctcGTCACTTTGGTTTCTTCATCATTCGTCATTAgttgaaacaggctgttttcttcttctcctgctaTTTCACGCATTTCAGCAGATTAATAACACTTGACATGAATATTGTTCAGTTTGAGATCAATATAAGTTACTATTATCATGCATTTGagcaatttttttttgctttaagattatttttcactttcaattgattttttttaatggtttgatTCTTGGGAGATTGTGTTCAATTattatgacacaaatttaaTCCCATATACTTGTTGTACTTCAGTGATGTGACGTCCTCTCTCTCAGGGTGCAGAAGTGTGCCAGTCTGAACCAGATGTGCACTAAGAACCTGTCGCTGCTGTTCGCTCCCAGTCTGTTCCAGACTGACGGGAAAGGAGAAGACGAGGTGAAGATCGTGGAGGATCTGATAGACAACTACCTGTACGTCTTCGATGTGAGTAAAACTCAGACCGGACAGATTCAGAtttcctttgtttgtgttttatgaatCTCAGTCATTGTGAAACTGAGATCAGGTGCACAAGCCTCATTTTCACTCCCACAGTCAGATATAAATGGATGCAGACATGAAGCAGCTGTTAGCAGATCAATACTTCTACCTGCTCACCGCCTGTTAGACTGTTCAGTGAAAACAAGAAGTGCAGTTTTACTGGTTTCACATCAGAgaggttctccaacagccagAGCAGCCCGATAATacacaaaactaaacaatacaaacaaaacaaaacagcattgTGTAGTATTTCTGATGGTGGAAGTTATTGATATTCTGTGTTGTTGTGCAGAGCATCAAACCAGAGAAGGAGTGGGCTCTGAAGTCCATGAAGATCTACATCGGCATCCGCAGGAAGCTGAAAGCTCCAACAAGGTAACATGAAGCTCAAACTCTGAAAAACACTCTGAGCAGACGGTGAAAACAATCAATCATATATTGATTAACTTTACACAGTAGGAATATTGTGGAGCTGTAGAGACAGTGATGAAGCTTTAGGATGATTTAAACATGTCATCTGTTTTCTGGTCTGTAGGGAACAGAACAGCATATGTTTGCTTTCACTAGTTGAACGTATATGAAAGCTATTTCCtgcatttatatacattcaTATCAATCTAGCAAATAACAAATTATGATGATGCTTTCCATAACAAGTGTCATCTAACTAAATtctatatatttctatatagatatactatatacagtatatatgaaaTACTATTTAAATTGTTGTAactcttgtttttttaacaagaaTTACAACAATTGAAGTGGAGGGTCAACtgaagttgaacacagctttggacgtgGCGGACTCGGTCTGGTTCTCCCGCCGGTTAATAACGAACAAATTGGTCTTTGAAAACGTAAACGATGTCggtgtttatttgcatgtagagcggggaagtgagatccgatcacaagtggtcactcaggacgcaggtgtaaacagggccataCAGGATGTCAGTTGAGTACGCGTCCTTCAATGAGGCCCAGGATGCATTGCGTTTACTGCTAAATGAaggcggcccagaccacctccgaatgtggtctgactgatcggatctcaatgtgtcttgggtgcgttcacacctgtacttagagctgtccacttgtgatcggatcacctgagATGTTAATGCCAGATGTAAAGCAGCCTAACTGAATGctaactttctctctctgtctgttcagCCCATGAAGGTGCAGCAGGACTCGTTCGAGGAGCATTCAGAGTCTCCCGACCTTCCTGAGCCGCTCTACGAGGAGGTCGGCGACTTCGGTCTGCAGGTCCTCAAATCTCTGGAGACCAGCTTCCTGTCCGGCAGCGCAGCAGAGACTCAGGAAGTCCTGGACCGCCTCCCGCTCAGACTGGTTCCGGTGGAAACGGCCCGTCAGGACCACTTCGCTGTCCCCGACCCGGTCCGGAGCGTCGGCGGCTCTGTGGACACTCTGGAGCTGAGCGGTGGTGTCGGAGGTGACGGAGAACCGGACTCAGACGCTCCGCAGCAGCCTGCAGCCGGCAggaggcagcagctgcagggagTCTGCACGCCGTcgcaggagctgctgctgcaggagctgTCGTCTGCTTTCACCAAGAAgactgaagaagaggaggaagaggaggaggaggaagagaggccATATGATGTCTGAGAGACATGTTTTTTATCACTGCAGAGCAAAATCTATCACAGTTTGTACAGAGTCTGGCGGGGTCAGGGGGACAGTTTGAGAAATGTTTTCCTTAAAGGCGACAtgatgcttttccttattttcagtcatatatataaagTCACAGTGACGGATGTTGATTTAAAACATGGCCGACGTGTTAAAGaacgaggtaaacgtatgtagcagtaatcgcTGTGAGCAggaagcagcagctctgctctcaaCGCTTTCCAAcaggatttctttatatggtcgtCTGCTCCACgctgagccatgactccatcacacagcagcaaagttaaataagtagtttacctattggaggtgtgctggtcgtctgcagctcttcatcaaacatcatcatcactatggctgtttctgcttctactcttcctccctgttttatttctgactgATCCGCTCGACTaacagctccaaatatctccaggtgttgttgttttgaccgGTGTTCAGCGCCG from Thunnus thynnus chromosome 9, fThuThy2.1, whole genome shotgun sequence encodes the following:
- the LOC137188665 gene encoding arf-GAP with Rho-GAP domain, ANK repeat and PH domain-containing protein 3-like produces the protein MVQKCASLNQMCTKNLSLLFAPSLFQTDGKGEDEVKIVEDLIDNYLYVFDSIKPEKEWALKSMKIYIGIRRKLKAPTSP